The Ovis aries strain OAR_USU_Benz2616 breed Rambouillet chromosome X, ARS-UI_Ramb_v3.0, whole genome shotgun sequence genomic sequence ttcttcactATAGCTGTGATAGCGAGGAAGCCCATAATGCAGCCAAGTAAGTCTTACACCTTTGAATAAAAGTACAAGGTTGGGGGGAGGTGCGCGTTCTTCACTATACTCTATAACTGTGAGACCGAGGAAGTCCCCAAAGCAGCAACATTAAGTCTTACACCTTTGAACTAAAAATACAAAGTGGCGGGGTGTAGGGGTGAGGTGAGGAGGTGGGTGCGCACTCGCATGAGTGACTGTACCTGCacacgcatgcgcacacacacgtaAGCGGGTTCACTGTTGTTCTGTTACTTAACATTAACCTTAGACTTCAAAAGAGCTCCCAACATCTTGTGGGTTGGATATGTTCACTTAAATGAAGCTCTTAAATTATCTCAAGTACATCATCAACTTTAGCCAAAACTATCTCCTATTCAGGGTTCGGTTGAGCCCCAGGCTGCTAATTTCATTGTAAGTTGAGTCTATGAAAAGAGGGAATGACTATCTAAATAAGACAGAATCAAAATCTTCTCGGGAGAAGGAGTTGGGTCTCTGCATTCCAAAGATAGTAACGCATTTTGGATAATCTATCATTTTGAGATGTAATAACATGAACAATTTTTAACTGTATTTAGTGATTCTAGTCCCTGCCTTTAATATAGGAGGATTAGGCTGGCACTTGATATACTGGGTCTCTAAAAATTTCCCATTCCAAGGACTGGTGACTGAAATATACCACTGTTCTATTCCTTCAGTTTTAGAGTAATCTTGTGAGAATTAATATGTATGGTTACAAAACCTGATGGTATAAATATGACAGGAAAACAATGAATTTGGTCTAAAGACTTTTTTATGTGACAGGTTGTGACATTTGTGCCTCAGTTGCATATCAAGTTGTGGCTttttataaaaagtttaatttctgGGATAGATAAATTCTCTCCCTCTCAACAGTAGATTTGAAACAAGTTAGTGTCATTGCATATATAGACTATATGGTTATTCATTGTGGTTGAAAcagcaaaattaagaaaaagaaaaagcattcaaCATGGTTCAAATCTGTAACCTAAGTCATAGTTTTTACCACACTCCAATTCTTACTGTGTTCAATTTTCCTGCTAGAGCCAAAAAAAGACCAGAAGTCTAAATTGACACAATAGCCCATATTTTCTGGCAACAGCAATCTTACTCTTCTGATTTAAATACTCATATTCCAAGTCCTCTGTATTTTCAGGGTCAAGAAAGAAGATATGACCATCAAGGCATCCAGGTCATCTAAAATATCATTTACTGACTCCAAGTCACTGACTGCTGGTCTGGGCGATCCAGAAAAACAATCCATGGTATCCAGAAGAGATAAGTCATCTGGGCCCTCAAGTCCACGAGAAGTTCCTTCAAGTACAGCAAAGTTAATCAGGCCCTCGAGTCAAAAAAAAACATCCAAGCCATCAGCTCCCAAAAAAGTGTTAGGATCACCTCCCCAGGAAAAGTTGCATAGAACACGCAGTCCAAAAAAGGCACATAGGCAGTCTCATGCCCATAAGCTAGTCGGTCAGGTAAGTCCATCCTATCCAAAGAAGGTCATCAAGCCAACTTGGCCATCAAGTCTACAGTGTAGGGTCAAGCCAACCAAAACTCCTCTACCCTATCCAAAGAATCAAAGCTTCTCTGAGCAATCAAGTGTAGATAAACTGACCAAACGCCAGAGATATCTTAAACTAAAATACCCAGCTAGTGCAGGTAGGGCAGAAATATTATCTAGAACTCAACCAGTGAAGTTTTGTCGATGCTACAAGGAAAAATGCCTTGTTTGCACAGCTGTTTCTGAGCCATTCATCACTCATATTTCAGAAGCAAATATAAAGCATGTTCCAGTTCCACTTTTTTCACGTGAATTGAAGCACTTTTACAAGtcatataaaaagaaacaatccaaatacaACACACTGCATGTCAACATGAGTGACACTGATATCACAACATATAACAGTGATGATGAGAGTGACAGGGAGGTGACTATACTCTGCAATATAAAATGCAAGGAAGACATCTATAAAAACTCCCGAAATAATTaagggatcaaaaaaaaaaagaccacccATGCAGAAGAAGCAAACTTCTATGAACTTCTATcgaaaaatagtaaataaatgtgTGACATAACTGATTTTGTCataattattattgtattttcgAGGTATAAATCTCTTTGGGAGGTATCTTAGATctacttgggcaaattctgggagatgatgagggacagggaaacccggtgtgttgcagtccatggggtcgcaaagagttggacacaacttgactgaacaacaacgtagATCTGGTCAGttggatgggcttcccagctggtgcagtggtaaagaatccacctgccaatggaagagatgtgggtttgatccctggatcaggaagatcctttggaggaggaaatagcaacccactccagtactcttgcctgggaacttccatggacagaggagactgaagggctacagtcgatggggtcgaaaagagttggacacaggtACATGGTTAAATGGGAACCatagtctcacacacacacaaatatagaaAGGTATTGCAAGATGGGTACcctaggctcctctttcccttgGATTAGCCCTCAATTGAAGTTTCAacccaaatattttttatattttgacatAGTGTCCTCACAGTTTAAGACTGTCTTTCTGTGGTGCCCAGTG encodes the following:
- the LOC101122332 gene encoding uncharacterized protein CXorf66 homolog, translating into MNLFIYVLLLSIWTNSCLDRNESNGSATAVTTRAEFKQTKLEELKRRLLIVVIGALITGYIVTCSCFLHYSCDSEEAHNAAKVKKEDMTIKASRSSKISFTDSKSLTAGLGDPEKQSMVSRRDKSSGPSSPREVPSSTAKLIRPSSQKKTSKPSAPKKVLGSPPQEKLHRTRSPKKAHRQSHAHKLVGQVSPSYPKKVIKPTWPSSLQCRVKPTKTPLPYPKNQSFSEQSSVDKLTKRQRYLKLKYPASAGRAEILSRTQPVKFCRCYKEKCLVCTAVSEPFITHISEANIKHVPVPLFSRELKHFYKSYKKKQSKYNTLHVNMSDTDITTYNSDDESDREVTILCNIKCKEDIYKNSRNN